Proteins from a single region of Streptomyces griseiscabiei:
- a CDS encoding chaplin, with protein sequence MSRIAKAAVVTLGTSAVVLGGAGLASADAGAEGKAVGSPGVLSGNVVQVPVNVPVNVCGNTINVVGLLNPAFGNVCVNKSDDSHKGNPGPSGYGH encoded by the coding sequence ATGTCTCGCATCGCGAAGGCAGCTGTCGTCACGCTCGGCACGTCCGCTGTCGTGCTCGGCGGCGCCGGCCTGGCCTCGGCGGACGCGGGCGCCGAGGGCAAGGCCGTCGGTTCCCCGGGTGTCCTGTCGGGCAACGTCGTCCAGGTCCCCGTCAATGTCCCGGTCAACGTGTGCGGGAACACGATCAACGTCGTCGGCCTGCTCAACCCGGCCTTCGGCAACGTCTGCGTCAACAAGAGCGACGACAGCCACAAGGGCAACCCCGGCCCGTCCGGCTACGGCCACTGA
- a CDS encoding tyrosinase family protein, giving the protein MAYIRKDVSTLTRAERKRFVAALLGLKQRGEYDEFVRMHIDHYVSDGDGGLRTAHMAPSFLPWHRRFVLELEKALRRLDDSVTVPYWDWTRDRTTTAPPWTVDLLGGNGRRSDHRVMTGPFAYGTGRWTITEGITDTEYLTRDFGYPRNPVELPTARDLEAALAEPVYDKAPWNSVTRGGFRNRLEGWGQGTGNGSWLNHNRVHRWVGGHMVGGASVNDPVFWLHHAFIDLQWTLWQRRHRGARYLPAKPPGRGDAQRGRVVARDERMPPWNVTPGALEEIGSVYRYA; this is encoded by the coding sequence ATGGCCTACATCCGTAAGGACGTCAGCACGCTCACGCGCGCGGAGCGCAAGCGGTTCGTCGCCGCGCTGCTGGGGCTCAAACAGCGCGGCGAGTACGACGAGTTCGTGCGTATGCACATCGACCACTACGTCTCCGACGGCGACGGCGGTCTGCGTACGGCCCACATGGCGCCCTCGTTCCTGCCCTGGCACCGCCGGTTCGTGCTGGAGCTGGAGAAGGCGCTGCGCCGGCTCGACGACTCGGTGACCGTCCCGTACTGGGACTGGACGCGGGACCGCACGACGACGGCGCCGCCCTGGACGGTGGACCTGCTCGGTGGCAACGGGCGGCGCTCCGACCACCGGGTCATGACCGGCCCCTTCGCATACGGGACCGGACGGTGGACCATCACCGAGGGGATCACGGACACCGAGTACCTCACCCGGGACTTCGGTTACCCGCGCAACCCCGTCGAACTCCCCACCGCCCGCGACCTGGAGGCGGCGCTCGCCGAGCCGGTCTACGACAAGGCGCCCTGGAACTCGGTCACACGCGGGGGTTTCCGCAACCGGCTCGAAGGGTGGGGGCAGGGGACCGGCAACGGCTCGTGGCTCAACCACAATCGCGTGCACCGGTGGGTCGGCGGGCACATGGTCGGCGGCGCGTCCGTCAACGACCCCGTCTTCTGGCTGCACCACGCCTTCATCGACCTGCAGTGGACGCTCTGGCAGCGACGCCACCGGGGCGCACGCTATCTGCCGGCCAAGCCGCCGGGGCGGGGCGACGCGCAGCGGGGGCGGGTCGTCGCGCGCGACGAGCGGATGCCGCCCTGGAACGTGACGCCGGGGGCGCTGGAGGAGATCGGGAGCGTGTACCGGTACGCGTGA
- a CDS encoding tyrosinase family oxidase copper chaperone → MLFVSRVTVDPDPGRSRTRRGVLRALGVSAVALAVAPVVAAAWPRRSARSGEGDFDETYRGRRIRGAKTDSGQAAYLGARTPGPGEWDVTVDGRPLHLMRRADGTYLSMIDHYRSYPTALEATRAAVDELGTTQRLRVLDLAEGAIGHGLHP, encoded by the coding sequence GTGTTGTTCGTCAGCAGAGTGACGGTGGACCCCGACCCCGGCCGGAGCAGAACACGCCGGGGCGTGCTGCGCGCCCTGGGCGTCTCGGCCGTCGCCCTGGCCGTGGCCCCGGTCGTCGCCGCCGCGTGGCCCCGCCGGTCGGCGCGGTCCGGGGAGGGCGACTTCGACGAGACGTACCGGGGCCGCCGTATCCGCGGCGCCAAGACCGACTCGGGCCAGGCCGCCTATCTGGGCGCCCGGACGCCGGGCCCGGGGGAGTGGGACGTCACCGTCGACGGACGCCCGCTGCATCTCATGCGGCGCGCGGACGGCACGTATCTGAGCATGATCGACCACTACCGCTCGTATCCGACGGCCCTGGAGGCGACCCGCGCCGCCGTCGACGAGCTGGGCACCACCCAGCGCCTGCGCGTGCTGGACCTGGCGGAGGGGGCGATCGGCCATGGCCTACATCCGTAA
- a CDS encoding dynamin family protein, whose protein sequence is MLQNVHKIGHSSHVVTLDVRPQLLDALSALRDRVAAARFPLPLAGAPRARANRDELLAQLDDYLVPRLRQPEAPLLAVVGGSTGAGKSTLVNSLVGRKVSEAGVLRPTTRTPVLICHPEDHHWFSGMRVLPNLTRAWTPQREPGRDTGDDAFPPESDGGKGGERVLRVETADSLPPGLALLDAPDIDSLDADNRVLAAELICAADIWVMVTTASRYADAVPWHLLRSAKEHRATLVTVLDRVPHQVVSEVSRQYGALLTKAGLGDVPRFTVPELPESAWGGGLLPGTAVAPLRTWLVQQATEPGARHETVARTAHGVLDSLRSRMPELASAAAQQYSTALRLTAAVDTAYDSEHARVKGRLQAGAVLAGDALKRWRSYPLDCTAGELLDALVESLGTVVLCAVTAADERIGEAWSREPAAVAAGLTERDATRESVEHRIGMTVRRWRRVLEEYAEEEVRDLDRSVAPDAEVVAALGATALLGGRRARSAGEGLAERIGAHGALRLRDRGGRLLTEYLDRALDTERDRRLAPLDALDVHPEPQAELIAALSVLQKER, encoded by the coding sequence ATGCTTCAGAATGTCCACAAAATTGGGCATTCTTCGCATGTGGTGACCTTGGACGTACGGCCTCAGTTGCTCGACGCGCTCTCCGCCCTGCGCGACCGTGTCGCCGCCGCGCGCTTTCCGCTGCCCCTGGCAGGGGCCCCGCGCGCGCGTGCCAATCGCGACGAACTGCTCGCGCAACTCGACGACTACTTGGTGCCCCGGTTGCGGCAACCCGAAGCGCCGTTGCTGGCCGTCGTCGGGGGGTCGACCGGGGCCGGAAAGTCCACTCTCGTCAACTCCCTGGTGGGACGGAAGGTCAGTGAGGCCGGTGTACTGCGGCCGACGACCCGTACGCCCGTACTGATCTGCCATCCCGAGGACCACCACTGGTTCAGCGGCATGCGCGTGCTGCCCAACCTCACGCGCGCGTGGACGCCCCAGCGGGAGCCCGGCCGGGACACGGGTGACGATGCGTTTCCCCCGGAGAGCGACGGCGGCAAGGGCGGCGAGCGTGTGCTGCGCGTCGAGACCGCCGACAGCCTTCCGCCCGGTCTCGCCCTCCTCGACGCACCCGACATCGACTCCCTGGACGCCGACAACCGCGTACTCGCCGCCGAACTCATCTGCGCCGCCGACATCTGGGTGATGGTCACCACGGCTTCTCGCTACGCCGACGCCGTGCCGTGGCATCTGCTGCGGTCCGCGAAGGAGCACCGGGCGACCCTGGTCACCGTGCTCGACCGGGTGCCCCACCAGGTGGTGTCCGAGGTCTCCCGGCAGTACGGGGCGCTGCTGACCAAGGCCGGGCTCGGCGACGTACCCCGGTTCACCGTGCCCGAACTGCCCGAGTCCGCCTGGGGCGGCGGGCTGCTGCCGGGCACGGCCGTGGCACCGCTGCGGACCTGGCTCGTCCAGCAGGCCACCGAGCCGGGCGCCCGGCACGAGACCGTCGCCCGCACCGCGCACGGCGTCCTCGACTCGCTGCGCTCCCGGATGCCCGAACTGGCGAGCGCCGCGGCCCAGCAGTACTCCACCGCCCTCCGGCTCACCGCCGCCGTCGACACGGCGTACGACAGCGAGCACGCGCGCGTGAAGGGGCGTCTGCAGGCGGGGGCCGTGCTCGCGGGCGACGCCCTCAAGCGGTGGCGCAGCTATCCGCTCGACTGCACCGCCGGTGAACTGCTCGACGCCCTCGTGGAGAGCCTCGGCACGGTGGTGCTGTGCGCCGTCACGGCCGCCGACGAGCGGATCGGTGAGGCCTGGAGCCGGGAACCGGCCGCCGTGGCCGCAGGACTGACGGAACGTGACGCCACGCGGGAGAGCGTCGAACACCGGATCGGGATGACCGTACGGCGCTGGCGGCGCGTCCTGGAGGAGTACGCCGAGGAAGAGGTACGGGACCTCGACCGGAGCGTCGCGCCGGACGCGGAGGTGGTGGCCGCCCTGGGCGCCACGGCCCTGCTGGGCGGCCGCCGGGCCCGGTCCGCGGGGGAGGGCCTCGCCGAGCGGATCGGGGCGCACGGGGCGCTGCGGCTGCGCGACCGGGGCGGACGGCTGCTCACCGAGTACCTCGACCGGGCCCTCGACACCGAGCGGGACCGCCGCCTCGCCCCCCTCGACGCACTGGACGTCCACCCCGAACCACAGGCCGAACTCATCGCCGCCCTGTCCGTACTGCAGAAGGAGAGGTGA